A region of Lycium barbarum isolate Lr01 chromosome 3, ASM1917538v2, whole genome shotgun sequence DNA encodes the following proteins:
- the LOC132633959 gene encoding uncharacterized protein LOC132633959 — MIGNELRLNGCLVFAIAFWPNSERHVLLHFMGCCCICDLASKLSYSSLLGSINPMSRSRVYQAVAEEDIEADAKGNDVDLSLILINVKHITKLLGEQGREEYMVLDLKHKVICFLLERTKLCTNNT; from the exons ATGATCGGTAATGAATTGAGATTAAATGGTTGCTTGGTTTTTGCCATAGCATTTTGGCCTAATAGTGAACGACATGTGCTACTACATTTTATGGGCTGTTGTTGTATTTGTGATTTGGCCAGCAAGCTAAGTTATTCAAGTTTGCTTGGGAGCATTAATCCTATGAGCAGATCTAGAGTTTATCAAGCTGTGGCAGAAGAAGATATTGAAGCT GATGCCAAGGGCAATGATGTTGATCTCAGTCTGATATTGATCAATGTGAAGCATATTACGAAGCTGCTAGGGGAACAAGGAAGAgaagaatatatggtcttggatctcaagcacaaagttatctgctttttgttggaaagaaCAAAATTATGCACTAATAATACTTGA
- the LOC132633960 gene encoding chaperonin CPN60-like 1, mitochondrial — MYRFVANLASKARVARTNTQQIGGRLNWSRSYAAKDIRFGVEAQAAMLKGIEELADVVKVTMGPKVNFLSTPLVNTLCLLHRLFIYLYVNNSTPLVNTHCLLHRLFIYLYVNNV, encoded by the exons ATGTATCGTTTTGTAGCAAATCTTGCTTCCAAAGCCAG AGTGGCAAGAACCAACACCCAACAA ATTGGTGGAAGGTTAAATTGGAGTAGAAGTTATGCTGCAAAGGATATTAGATTTGGTGTTGAAGCTCAAGCTGCAATGCTTAAAGGTATTGAAGAACTTGCTGATGTTGTTAAAGTCACTATGGGTCCAAAGGTGAATTTTTTATCAACCCCATTAGTCAATACACTCTGTTTGTTACATAGATtgtttatatatttatatgtaaacAATTCAACCCCATTAGTGAATACACACTGTTTGTTACATAGATTGTTCATATATTTATATGTAAACAATGTTTAG